The following proteins are encoded in a genomic region of Deltaproteobacteria bacterium:
- a CDS encoding PAS domain-containing protein, which yields MQAKQIGQYPDGVDTNVGACLVEELYRLAPVGIAGTLVNAPILAFILWKKISHNLLIPWLIVSVLFALLRYPLVRRFQGILEGGRQVLRARRWFLAGIALSGALWGSAGLLLFPENSSAHQVLIAFVLVGMVAGGVGTLSPVMPAYLAFSIPALVPTIVRFSLLRDGLHLAMGAMLLLFGVLTYLTARRIHFSIRELVEIRERFAERVADQTVELEERNEELKWEIEERERAEREARLERDKLDAVTRNAGIGLAVISRDYRTLWANKILKDLFGEVEGKPCYRAYFQQPGMCPGCGAQEIFATGKDSVTQEQEGRDAKGNRIWIQIVATPLRDAEGKVTAVLEAILPITERKLMEEALERSRVEWEKTFNAISDWICLVDLDFNIMRSNQAGGRLLGLPEEKIVGRKCYSLVHHTEEPIPDCPVPRMIREGKRSSTEVLLPDGRWLLVTVDPVFDDKGNIVSAVHMARDITKTRSMEIELQQARRMEAVATLAGGIAHQFNNALSVIFSHLDLLEMSLPGFGGKKSLGPIRACASKMGELTMKLLAYARGGKYLSGSISLYELVQSCLPRFREQFPSNIKLELRLVQDVSPIRGDGTQLKMALEALVDNALEAIEGEGRVRISAFDREVDETFSQRHPGLKPGPYACLRVEDDGKGMDDETRERIFDPFFSTKFQGRGLGLAAVYGIVKNHGGYLSVDTGVGEGTTVCIYLPVYQENPPRKGSGSD from the coding sequence ATGCAAGCGAAACAAATTGGGCAATATCCCGATGGTGTGGATACCAATGTGGGGGCATGCCTGGTGGAGGAGCTTTATCGCCTTGCGCCCGTGGGTATCGCCGGCACCCTCGTAAACGCCCCCATTCTTGCCTTCATCCTTTGGAAAAAGATTTCCCACAATCTGTTGATCCCGTGGCTGATTGTATCGGTGCTCTTTGCATTGCTACGGTACCCCTTGGTCAGGCGTTTCCAGGGGATTCTTGAGGGAGGGCGTCAGGTCCTCCGCGCACGGAGGTGGTTTCTGGCAGGGATCGCTCTTTCCGGGGCCTTGTGGGGTTCGGCCGGGTTACTTCTCTTTCCCGAAAATTCTTCTGCCCATCAAGTACTTATAGCCTTCGTGCTGGTGGGGATGGTGGCAGGAGGGGTCGGAACCCTCTCTCCCGTCATGCCTGCCTATCTCGCTTTCAGCATCCCGGCCCTTGTCCCGACCATCGTGCGTTTCAGCCTCCTTCGTGACGGCCTACACCTGGCCATGGGTGCCATGCTCCTGCTTTTCGGGGTCCTTACCTATCTTACGGCCAGGCGAATTCACTTCTCAATCAGGGAACTGGTGGAGATTCGGGAGCGATTCGCCGAAAGGGTGGCGGATCAGACGGTCGAACTTGAAGAAAGAAACGAGGAACTGAAGTGGGAGATCGAGGAGCGGGAAAGGGCCGAGAGAGAGGCCCGGCTTGAGAGGGATAAGCTGGATGCGGTCACCCGGAATGCCGGCATCGGCCTAGCGGTCATCTCCAGGGACTACCGGACGCTTTGGGCAAACAAGATCCTCAAGGACCTTTTCGGGGAAGTGGAGGGAAAGCCCTGCTATAGGGCCTACTTCCAGCAGCCCGGGATGTGCCCGGGCTGCGGCGCACAGGAAATTTTCGCCACGGGAAAGGATTCCGTCACCCAGGAGCAGGAGGGCAGGGACGCCAAAGGAAACAGGATCTGGATTCAGATCGTTGCCACCCCCCTCAGGGACGCGGAAGGAAAGGTGACGGCGGTCCTGGAGGCCATTTTGCCCATTACCGAACGCAAGCTCATGGAGGAGGCCCTGGAACGGAGCCGGGTTGAGTGGGAGAAGACATTCAATGCCATCTCGGACTGGATTTGCCTCGTAGATCTAGATTTTAATATCATGAGATCGAACCAAGCCGGCGGGAGACTTCTGGGATTGCCCGAAGAAAAGATCGTGGGGCGGAAATGTTACTCCCTTGTCCATCACACAGAGGAACCGATTCCCGATTGCCCAGTCCCCAGGATGATCAGGGAAGGGAAAAGATCGAGTACCGAAGTACTGTTACCGGACGGACGGTGGCTCCTGGTGACGGTGGATCCGGTGTTCGACGATAAGGGAAACATCGTCTCGGCTGTCCACATGGCGCGAGACATCACTAAGACCAGGAGCATGGAAATTGAACTCCAACAGGCCCGCAGGATGGAGGCGGTAGCAACCCTGGCAGGGGGCATCGCTCACCAGTTCAATAATGCCCTGTCCGTCATTTTTTCCCATCTGGACCTCCTGGAGATGAGTCTTCCCGGGTTTGGAGGAAAAAAGAGCCTGGGGCCCATCAGGGCTTGCGCCTCCAAAATGGGTGAGTTGACCATGAAACTCCTGGCCTATGCAAGGGGCGGAAAGTACCTGTCAGGTTCCATCTCTTTGTACGAGCTGGTTCAATCTTGTCTTCCCCGGTTTCGGGAGCAGTTTCCGTCAAATATAAAGCTGGAGTTGAGGCTTGTGCAGGATGTGTCCCCGATAAGAGGTGATGGTACACAACTGAAAATGGCCCTCGAGGCCCTGGTGGACAATGCCCTGGAGGCCATCGAAGGCGAAGGCCGGGTACGAATATCCGCTTTTGACAGGGAGGTGGATGAGACCTTTTCCCAGAGACATCCGGGGCTCAAGCCGGGCCCTTATGCCTGCTTGAGGGTGGAGGACGACGGCAAAGGAATGGACGATGAGACCAGGGAGAGAATCTTCGATCCCTTTTTTTCGACCAAGTTCCAGGGGCGTGGGTTGGGTTTGGCCGCCGTGTACGGGATCGTAAAAAACCACGGAGGGTATCTATCAGTGGATACCGGAGTGGGCGAAGG